The Fimbriimonas ginsengisoli Gsoil 348 genome window below encodes:
- a CDS encoding biotin--[acetyl-CoA-carboxylase] ligase encodes MKSPLDGGFEWRALDEVPSTQKVAGDLLRNGEPVGVVFAREQTQGRGRFGRPWVSREGDSLTYSLVFHAYADHPRPYLVGMAAAIAAAGVLHCQLRWPNDLVEGGKKLGGILTELLPDSQGRKVPVVGIGINLNQSEFPADLEEIATSASIVHGGTYDPEAVGHRIVSRLADLPEPTSWGALAPIWNLFDATPGKRFRLPSGEEGIALGIGSDGQLLCSVDGESQSVLAADAIFGS; translated from the coding sequence ATGAAGTCACCGCTAGATGGCGGATTCGAATGGCGCGCCCTTGACGAAGTGCCGAGCACACAGAAAGTCGCGGGGGATTTGCTCCGGAACGGTGAGCCGGTCGGGGTGGTGTTCGCCCGCGAGCAGACTCAGGGCCGAGGCCGGTTCGGCCGTCCGTGGGTGAGCCGCGAAGGGGACTCGCTCACCTATTCGCTCGTCTTCCACGCCTACGCCGACCACCCGAGGCCGTACCTAGTGGGGATGGCCGCCGCCATCGCGGCCGCCGGGGTACTGCACTGCCAGCTCCGCTGGCCGAACGACCTGGTGGAAGGTGGCAAAAAGCTGGGCGGAATTCTCACCGAGCTTTTGCCCGATTCCCAAGGCCGAAAGGTACCGGTGGTGGGGATCGGGATTAACCTGAACCAATCGGAGTTTCCGGCGGATCTCGAAGAGATCGCCACCAGCGCGTCGATCGTGCACGGAGGGACCTACGACCCCGAGGCGGTCGGCCACCGCATCGTCAGCCGTCTCGCCGACCTTCCCGAGCCAACTTCTTGGGGCGCGTTGGCTCCGATCTGGAACCTGTTCGACGCAACTCCCGGCAAGCGTTTCCGCCTCCCTTCGGGAGAAGAGGGGATAGCCTTGGGGATCGGCTCCGACGGCCAGCTCTTGTGCTCCGTAGACGGCGAATCGCAGTCCGTCCTCGCCGCCGACGCGATCTTCGGCTCCTAA
- the nadC gene encoding carboxylating nicotinate-nucleotide diphosphorylase: MIVDDAVAEDVGSGDLTSGALPPDLQIQWQIEAQAEGVLCGVAIAEYLLAPYSTDPENAFIEVHRVDGEYVQRGEIIISGLLPARRVMTAERTALNFMMHLSGVATLTDLFVRKIEGTNARIVDTRKTLPMLRTLQKYAVRCGGGHNHRMGLYDGAMLKDNHIAAAGSIQEAVKRLKGYASHMTKIEVECETLDQVAEAIEAGADVILLDNMDPFMMREAVKAHKGRCLFEASGGINLDTVRGVAQTGVDLISVGALTHSAPSMPFHLEIV; this comes from the coding sequence ATGATCGTCGACGATGCCGTCGCAGAAGACGTGGGGAGCGGCGACCTTACCAGCGGAGCGCTTCCGCCGGATCTTCAGATCCAGTGGCAGATCGAGGCGCAGGCGGAGGGCGTGTTGTGCGGAGTGGCGATCGCCGAGTATCTGCTGGCGCCGTACTCGACCGATCCGGAAAACGCCTTTATCGAAGTCCACCGGGTGGACGGCGAATATGTGCAACGGGGCGAAATCATCATCAGCGGCCTTCTTCCCGCTCGCCGGGTGATGACGGCGGAGCGGACCGCCTTAAATTTCATGATGCACCTGAGCGGGGTGGCGACGCTGACCGACCTTTTCGTTCGGAAGATCGAGGGGACCAACGCCCGCATCGTGGATACCCGCAAGACGCTGCCGATGCTGCGCACCCTGCAGAAGTACGCGGTTAGGTGTGGAGGCGGACACAACCACCGGATGGGCCTGTACGATGGCGCGATGCTGAAGGATAACCACATCGCCGCCGCCGGCTCCATCCAAGAGGCGGTGAAACGCCTGAAAGGTTATGCCTCGCACATGACCAAGATCGAAGTCGAATGTGAAACGCTGGACCAGGTCGCGGAAGCGATCGAAGCCGGCGCCGACGTGATTCTGCTCGACAACATGGACCCGTTCATGATGCGCGAGGCGGTGAAGGCGCACAAGGGGCGCTGCCTCTTCGAGGCGAGCGGGGGGATCAACCTCGACACGGTTCGCGGGGTTGCCCAGACCGGGGTTGACCTCATCTCGGTAGGCGCGCTCACCCACTCGGCGCCCTCGATGCCGTTTCACTTGGAGATCGTATGA